The segment GGGCACACTCGAGCGGTGGCCACTCGACCCGGGCGCGGGAAGGTGCCGACGTCACGGACGGGCAGGACATCGACTCACCAGCGGCGCGGGAGACCAACCACCACGCGCCGACGGCCAGGAGTCAACCGACCCAGCGTGACAGGGTGGACGGAGGTGATCCCGCGCGGAGTCGCCGGGCTACCGACAACAACAGGGAGCGCACACGCGCATGGGACACGGCATGGCCATCCGGATCCGGGTGGTGCCCACCCGAAGCGGGGACGGACTCTGCCGTACTGAGCGCGCGAAGGAGTTCACGGGTCTCCCCAAGGACACTGCCGCGGACATGGGAGTCCGCGAGCGAGTCGTGTGCGGAAAGTAGGCACGGTAGCACACGCCGACGTGGATGATGGACGGGGCGTGCCGAAGAGGGGAGAGTTCGACTGACACGCCCGCCAGGAGAGTTATGGTCAAGCTGTCCAGGCGTATGCGGACACTCGTGCGGGAACGGTGCGTGGTGGAGGAGAAGGAACCGGGGATCCCGGCTGGGGCCGATCAGACACCCCCGGCCAGTTCCGGCCTGTCCGATCGAGGCGCTCGCGCGACCCGGATCGCGGTACGCGCCCTCGTGGTCGTCGCGGCCGGCGTCATCGCCGCCGGCATCCTGGGGTGGGAAGCCGGCGCCCTGGTGGCGGGGCTGACCGTCCTGACGTATCTCCTGTTGGCGGCCCTCGCCCCGCGAACCCCGTTGCCCTACGGGATGGGGCGGCTCCTTCGGGCCCTACGGCGCAACGGGTACTACATCATCTCCCTGCCGGCGGGCTTCAGCGGCTCGCGGCACCGGTACCTCACGGTGGGCCCAGCCGGCGCGTTCCTGCTGGACGTGCGCAACCGTCGACGGTACGTGACCTGGGAGGGGGGAGAGTGGCGGATCGGAGACCGCCCGCTCCGCCGGATCGCGAACCGCTTCACCCAGCGGGCCGAGCAGCTCGAACGCCGGCTGAGGCTGCGGGATCTCCACGCCGAGCTGGACCTGGTTCCCGTGCTCGTGGTGGGCGGGGGCCTGCCCGAACCCGCGATGCGGTCTGGGCAGGCCGTGATCGCGCGCCCCCGAAACCTCGTACGGCACGTCATCGGTCAGCCGGACGTCCTGGAGAGCGCCGACGTCGACGCGGCGGCCGCGGGAATCAGCGACCGGATGGTCAGCTAAGGCTGATGTGCTCCGCACCTCCGTGTCCGTGGTCCTGGGCACGCTGGATCGACAGCTTGATCTCGGCCTCGGCCTCGGTCCGACCGACCCACGTGGCGCCCTCGACCGACTTGCCGGGCTCCAGGTCCTTGTAGACCGAGAAGAAGTGCTGGATCTCCAGCCGCTCGAACTCGTTCACGTGGTGAACATCACGCAGGTGTTCCATCCGAGGATCGGTCGCGGGAACACACAGGATCTTGTCGTCACCGCCGGCCTCGTCGCGCATGCGGAACATGCCGACGGCCCGGCACCGGATCAGGCACCCCGGGAAGGTCGGGTGCCGGAGCAGGACCATGGCGTCCAGCGGATCCCCGTCGTCGCCCAGAGTCCCCTCGATGAACCCGTAGTCTGCGGGGTAGGTCGTGGACGTGAAGAGCATCCGATCCAGCCGGATCCTCCCCGTCTCATGATCCATCTCATACTTGTTACGTTCCCCTTTGGGGATCTCGATCGTGACGTCGAATTCCATGGTGCTCGCGGCCCCCCTTGCGGCTATGGTCGCTACCACACGTCCGAAAAAGGTCAGGTCAGACCTCAGGAAGGCAGGTCCCCGGGGTGTGGCAGGAACGGGTGCGGGTCGTGCTCCCGCTCGCCCTACTCAACATTTTCGTGCTCGTGGCCGGCGTGGTCGTCAGGGACATCGTTGTTTCCCGTCCTCCTGAACCGACCCCACGCCCGCTCACGGTCGCGGAAGTCGGCACGGAACAGTCGGGGGTGGACGACGCCTCCATCGACTCCGAACGCCTAGCGGAACTTCTCGATGATCGCATGACGGATTCGGGGGGTGGTGAGGGGCTCGCCGCATATGTCGCTGACGCGCAGACCGGTGACCCACTCTACGGCCGTGACGCCGATGACGCGGCAGTGCCGGCGTCGACCACGAAGATCGCGACGGGCGTCGCCGTCCTGGCCGCGGTCGGACCGGACGAACGCATCGACACCACCGTGGTCCGTGGCGAGCGCGACGACGAGGTCATCCTGGTCGGTCAGGGCGACCCGACCCTGACCGAGACCCGCGACCCCGGGGCCTATCCGCGGCTTCCGGCGTTGGAGGAGCTGGCCGAGGACACCGCGCGTCGTCTCCAGGCGGACGGCGTGGACACCGTCGACATCGGCTACGACGACTCCGCCTTCACCGGATCGGACACCGGCCCCGGCTGGCAGCCCAACTACGTGACCGAGGGCAGCGTCGCCCCGGTCCACGCCCTGATGATCGACACGGGCCGGCTGGACCGCGACGAACGCTACGGCGAACGCGCGGCGGACCCACCGCTCGCGGCGGCCGAGGCGTTCGCCCGCCAACTGGAGGCGGCCGGCCTCACCGTGCGCGGCGACCCCACGGAGCGGGAGGCCGCGGAGGGAGCCGAGACCCTCGCCCAGGCGTCCAGCGCGCCGATCTCGGCGCTCGTCGAGATCATGATGACCGAGAGCGAGAACAACGTCGCCGAGGCGCTGGCCTTCCAGGTGGCCCTCGCCCGCGGGGGAGAGGCGTCGTTCGCCGACGCGGGCCCCGCCCTGGAGGAGACGCTCGCCGAACTCGGTGTCGACGGCCTGCGACTGAGCGACGGCAGCGGTCTGTCCGTCAACAACCGGATCTCGCCCACCGCTCTGGTCGAACTCCTGCTCCTGGCCAGCGACCCCGAGCGCGCCGAGCTGGCCCCGACCGTCACGGGACTTCCGGTCGCCCACTTCAACGGAACCCTCAGCGACAGGTACTCGCCGCAGAGCGAGGCCGCGGAGGGCGCCGGGTGGGTGCACGCCAAGACGGGAACGCTCAGTGGGGTGAGCACGCTCGCCGGGATCGCGGCCGATGCCGACGGTCGACTCCGGGCTTTCGCGTTCATGGACAACGACCCCGCCGCCACGGGCTCCCGGCTGGACGCACTGGCCGCGACGCTCGTCGAATGTCAGTGTTAGAACTCGACAGGTTCGCGTCCCCCAAGAGACCCGTTGTGCCGCAAGCCGGACAGGTACGGTGAGGAATGTGACTTTGATCGATTGGGAAACAGCCGTGAATACCGGGGTCCGGCTGGTCCGGCCCGGTCCGCAAGTGTCATTGAGCGACGCCCGTCAAGCGGTGTCAGAACTGCGTGAACTGTCCGTGACCGCACAGACGCATGTGCGGGACTTCACCGGGATGTCCAGCCCCGAACCGGTCGGCCCCGCCGTGGTGGTGGACCGCCCCGGCTGGATCCGATCGAACGTCGACGGTTTCCGGGTGGTCCTGGATCCGCTGCTGGACCAACTCGGCGGCGAACGTCTGAACGCCTCACCGGCCGGCAACCTCACCACCGCGGTCGGCTCCCGGGTGACCGGCGTGCAGCTCGGCGCGATCCTCAGCTACCTCGCCGGCCGCGTGCTCGGGCAGTACGAACTGTTCCTGCCGCCGGACCCCTCCGGTCGTGCCCCCACGGGCCGCCTCACCCTGGTGGCGCCGAACATCGTGCAGGCCGAACAGGAGCTGGAGGTCGACTCGCGTGACTTCCGGCTGTGGGTGTGTCTGCACGAGGAGACGCACCGGACGCAGTTCACCGCCGTGCCCTGGCTGCGCGACTACGTGCAGGAGCAGGTGCGGGAGTTCCTGTTGGCGTCGCAGGTGGACGCCGCGGCCATGGTGGACCGGCTGCGCGCGGCGGGCGAGGCGGTCGCGGAGGTCGTGCGCGGAGGTGAGGGCAGCCTGATCGAGGCCTTCCAGAACGAGGGCCAGGGGGAGGTCATGGAACGCATCACGGCGGTCATGACCCTCGCCGAGGGGCACGGGGACTACGTGATGGACGCCGTCGGCCCCGAGGTCGTCCCGTCCGTGGCCGAGATCCGTCGGCGCTTCCAGCGTCGTCGTGAGGGCGCGAACCGTGTCGACAAGATCATCCGGCAGTTGCTCGGTCTCGACCTGAAGATGAAGCAGTACGCCGAGGGCGCCGTCTTCGTCCGTCACGTGGTGGACGCGGTGGGGATGCGGGAGTTCAACCGCGTGTGGGAGTCGCCGGAGACGCTTCCCACCATGGCGGAGATCCGACAGCCACAACAGTGGATCGACCGTGTCATCGCGCCGGAGCCGCTGGCCGCCGGCGACGCGGGAGACTCCGGGCCGTCCTCCTCCTGAGCCAGTGGCCGGTCCACCCACGGAGGTCGCGGCGGTTCGTGCCGCGGTGCGGGCCTGCGTCGCGGACCTCCCCGCCGGGGCCCTCGTCCTGGTCGCGTGCAGCGGTGGGCCGGACTCCCTCGCCCTCGCCGCCGGCCTGGCCTTCGTCGCCCCGCGGCGGGGGCTGCGCGCCGGCGGGGTCACCGTCGACCACGGACTTCAGCCGGGTTCCGCGGCGCGGGCCGAGCGGGTGAGCGGTCAACTGCGGGCCCTGGGGCTCGACCCCGTCGATCTGCGCACGGTCACGGTGGGCCCCGAAGGCGGCCCCGAGGGGGCGGCCCGGGCCGCCCGCTACGCCGCACTGGACCGATGCGCCGAGCGGCGGGGGGCCGCCGCGGTCCTCCTCGGCCACACCCGGGACGACCAGGCGGAGACGGTCCTCCTGGGTCTCGCCCGCGGATCCGGTGCGCGCTCCCTCGCGGGAATGGCCGCGCGGACGGGGCGCTACCGCCGTCCGCTGCTGGGACTGGGGCGCCGGACCGTACACACCGCCGCACGGGAGATGGATCTGGCCGTGTGGTCCGATCCACACAACGAGGACCCGGCCTACACCCGGACCCGGGTCCGGCACCGGGTGCTGCCCGTCCTTCGGGAGGCCCTCGGCCCCGGAATACCCGAGGCGCTCGCGCGCAGCGCCGAGCTCCTGCGCGACGACGCCGACGCCCTCGACGCCTGGGCGGAGTCGGTGCGTGAGCGGGCCGCGGCGGGAGGGGACGGTCTGGACGTCGGGGCGCTCGCCGAATTGCCGCGGGCGGTCCGCACCCGCCTCCTGCGGGGTCTCGCCGTCGACGCCGGGGCCTCGCCCGGCGCCCTGACCGCGGAACACGTGCGCGCGCTGGACGGTCTCGTCACGCGTTGGCGTGGCCAGGGCGCGGTCGCGCTGCCCGGTGGGCTGCGCGGACACCGCGTGCGGGGACGTGTCCACGTCGAGTGACGGGCGCCCGGCCCGGATGGGTTTGGGGGTGCTTATGCTGGGTGGGCAAGCGGCCAGGGTGAGCAGCGAGGTTTCCGCGTGGATCAGCAGGACATGGGCACGGCGCTGGAGAAGGTTCTCGTAACCGAGGAGCAACTGGAGGAGCGCCTCGGCGAGCTGGCGCGACAGATCGACGAGGACTACGCCGACGGCGACCTGTTGTTGGTCGGAGTGCTCAAGGGTGCCGTGATGGTCATGGCGGACCTCTCGCGGAGACTGCACAACCCGTGCGACATGGACTGGATGGCCGTCTCGTCCTACGGGGCGGGCACCACCTCGTCCGGCGTGGTTCGGATCCTCATGGACCTCGACATCGACATCAGCGGGCGCAACGTCCTGATCGTCGAGGACGTCATCGACTCCGGGCTGACACTGTCGTGGTTGTGTGGGAATCTGCGTTCCCGGGGGCCGGCGTCCCTCGAGGTGTGCACGATGGTGCGCAAGCCCACGGCGTTCGACGTCGACCTGGACGTGAAGTACGTCGGATTCGATCTGCCCGACGAGTTCATCGTCGGATACGGCCTCGACTACGCGGAGAAATACCGGAATCTCCCCTTCATCGGGACCCTCGCCCAGCACGTGTACGAGTAGGCTCGCCCCACGGCGGACACGTACGCGCGGAACAATCACGGCGTCCCTGGACGTTCAGTTTCCGAAGGGCGCGCCTCTCGTCGTGCGGACGTAAGGCCTGCCAACCGGGGTGTAGCGTCGATTTGTCCGTCGCTGTCGTACGCCGGGTCCGACCCGCTCGAGCAGGAGGGAAGAACCCGAGCAGGGTTTCCTTAGATGAATCTGAAGCGCATTTTCCGTGGGCCATGGCTGGTACTCATGGCCATCGTTGTCATGGTCGTCATTCTGCTCCAGGTGACCAGCTTCGGATCGGGCGACAATTATGAGGAGACCGACACCTCGACGGTGTTCCGCCTCATCGAGCAGGACGAGGTCGCCGACGCCAAGCTGGTCGACAAGGAGCAGCGCGTTGAGCTGACCACCGTCGACGGAGACCAGTACGAGGCGTACTGGGTCCAGGGACAGGGAGCCGAGCTCGCGGACCTGTTGCAGGAGCGGGCTTCCGGCGACAACCTCGTCGCCTACAACGTCGAGGTCCCACAGGAGAGCATGTGGGTCACGGCGCTGTTCTACTTCGTACCGCTTCTGCTGATCATCGCGTTCTTCCTGTTCATCTGGTCACAGATGCAGGGTGGCGGCTCCCGTGTGATGAACTTCGGCAAGTCCAAGGCGAAGCTCATCACCAAGGACACGCCCAAGAGCACCTTCTCCGACGTCGCCGGCGCGGACGAGGCCATCGAGGAACTGCAGGAGATCAAGGAGTTCCTCCAGTACCCCGCCAAGTTCCAGTCCATCGGCGCGAAGATCCCCAAGGGCGTCCTGCTCTACGGGCCGCCCGGAACCGGTAAGACGCTGCTGGCCCGGGCCGTGGCCGGCGAGGCCGGGGTTCCCTTCTACTCCATCTCCGGGTCCGACTTCGTGGAGATGTTCGTCGGTGTCGGCGCCAGCCGTGTCCGTGACCTGTTCGAGCAGGCCAAGGCGAACGCCCCCGCGATCATCTTCGTGGACGAGATCGACGCCGTCGGCCGCCACCGCGGCGCCGGCATGGGCGGCGGCCACGACGAGCGCGAACAGACGCTCAACCAGATGCTCGTCGAGATGGACGGCTTCGACGTGCAGGGCGGCGTCATCCTGATCGCCGCCACCAACCGGCCCGACATCCTCGACCCGGCGCTGCTGCGTCCCGGACGTTTCGACCGCCAGATCGTGGTGGACCGTCCCGACCTGGAGGGCCGCAAGGGCATCCTCAACGTCCACGCCAAGGGCAAGCCGGTCGCCACCGACGTCGACATGGACGTCATCGCCCGGCGCACTCCCGGATTCACCGGCGCGGACCTCTCCAACGTGATCAACGAGGCCGCCCTCCTGTCCGCCCGAGCGGGCGAGAAGCAGATCACGATGCATCTGCTGGAGGAGTCGATCGACCGCGTGATGGCGGGACCGGAGCGCAAGACCCGCGTCATGTCGGAGGCGGAGAAGAAGCTCATCGCCTACCACGAGGGCGGCCACGCCCTGGTGGCGCACGCCCTGCCGAACGCGGACCCCGTGCACAAAGTGACGATCCTTCCGCGCGGCAAGGCGCTGGGCTACACTATGACGCTGCCGATGGAGGACAAGTTCCTGTCCACCCGCTCGGAGATGATGGACCAACTGGCCATGATGCTGGGTGGCCGCACCGCCGAGGAACTGGTGTTCCACGAGCCCACCACGGGCGCCGGCAACGACATCGAGAAGGCGACCGGACTCGCCCGCAAGATGGTCACCGAGTACGGCATGAGTGAGCGCCTCGGCGCCCGCCGTTTCGGTGACGGCAACGGCGAGCCGTTCCTCGGCCGCGAGATGTCGCACAGCCGGGACTACTCCGAGGAGATCGCCTCCGTCATCGACGACGAGGTGCGCCGGCTCATCGAGTCCGCGCACGACGAGGCGTGGGAGATCCTCGTCGAGTACCGGGAGGTCCTGGACAACCTGGTACTGGGGCTCCTCGACAAGGAGACGCTGTCCAAGGAGGAGGTGCTGGAGATCTTCGAGCCGATCACCAAGCGGCCCTCCCGCGGCTCCTACACCGGCTACGGAAAGCGTCTGCCGTCGGACAAGCCGCCGGTGCGCACGCCCAAGGAACTGTTGCTCCTGGGCCCCAACGACGTGCA is part of the Spiractinospora alimapuensis genome and harbors:
- a CDS encoding inorganic diphosphatase → MEFDVTIEIPKGERNKYEMDHETGRIRLDRMLFTSTTYPADYGFIEGTLGDDGDPLDAMVLLRHPTFPGCLIRCRAVGMFRMRDEAGGDDKILCVPATDPRMEHLRDVHHVNEFERLEIQHFFSVYKDLEPGKSVEGATWVGRTEAEAEIKLSIQRAQDHGHGGAEHISLS
- the dacB gene encoding D-alanyl-D-alanine carboxypeptidase/D-alanyl-D-alanine endopeptidase; protein product: MWQERVRVVLPLALLNIFVLVAGVVVRDIVVSRPPEPTPRPLTVAEVGTEQSGVDDASIDSERLAELLDDRMTDSGGGEGLAAYVADAQTGDPLYGRDADDAAVPASTTKIATGVAVLAAVGPDERIDTTVVRGERDDEVILVGQGDPTLTETRDPGAYPRLPALEELAEDTARRLQADGVDTVDIGYDDSAFTGSDTGPGWQPNYVTEGSVAPVHALMIDTGRLDRDERYGERAADPPLAAAEAFARQLEAAGLTVRGDPTEREAAEGAETLAQASSAPISALVEIMMTESENNVAEALAFQVALARGGEASFADAGPALEETLAELGVDGLRLSDGSGLSVNNRISPTALVELLLLASDPERAELAPTVTGLPVAHFNGTLSDRYSPQSEAAEGAGWVHAKTGTLSGVSTLAGIAADADGRLRAFAFMDNDPAATGSRLDALAATLVECQC
- a CDS encoding zinc-dependent metalloprotease, producing MIDWETAVNTGVRLVRPGPQVSLSDARQAVSELRELSVTAQTHVRDFTGMSSPEPVGPAVVVDRPGWIRSNVDGFRVVLDPLLDQLGGERLNASPAGNLTTAVGSRVTGVQLGAILSYLAGRVLGQYELFLPPDPSGRAPTGRLTLVAPNIVQAEQELEVDSRDFRLWVCLHEETHRTQFTAVPWLRDYVQEQVREFLLASQVDAAAMVDRLRAAGEAVAEVVRGGEGSLIEAFQNEGQGEVMERITAVMTLAEGHGDYVMDAVGPEVVPSVAEIRRRFQRRREGANRVDKIIRQLLGLDLKMKQYAEGAVFVRHVVDAVGMREFNRVWESPETLPTMAEIRQPQQWIDRVIAPEPLAAGDAGDSGPSSS
- the tilS gene encoding tRNA lysidine(34) synthetase TilS, yielding MAGPPTEVAAVRAAVRACVADLPAGALVLVACSGGPDSLALAAGLAFVAPRRGLRAGGVTVDHGLQPGSAARAERVSGQLRALGLDPVDLRTVTVGPEGGPEGAARAARYAALDRCAERRGAAAVLLGHTRDDQAETVLLGLARGSGARSLAGMAARTGRYRRPLLGLGRRTVHTAAREMDLAVWSDPHNEDPAYTRTRVRHRVLPVLREALGPGIPEALARSAELLRDDADALDAWAESVRERAAAGGDGLDVGALAELPRAVRTRLLRGLAVDAGASPGALTAEHVRALDGLVTRWRGQGAVALPGGLRGHRVRGRVHVE
- the hpt gene encoding hypoxanthine phosphoribosyltransferase, which codes for MDQQDMGTALEKVLVTEEQLEERLGELARQIDEDYADGDLLLVGVLKGAVMVMADLSRRLHNPCDMDWMAVSSYGAGTTSSGVVRILMDLDIDISGRNVLIVEDVIDSGLTLSWLCGNLRSRGPASLEVCTMVRKPTAFDVDLDVKYVGFDLPDEFIVGYGLDYAEKYRNLPFIGTLAQHVYE
- the ftsH gene encoding ATP-dependent zinc metalloprotease FtsH, producing MNLKRIFRGPWLVLMAIVVMVVILLQVTSFGSGDNYEETDTSTVFRLIEQDEVADAKLVDKEQRVELTTVDGDQYEAYWVQGQGAELADLLQERASGDNLVAYNVEVPQESMWVTALFYFVPLLLIIAFFLFIWSQMQGGGSRVMNFGKSKAKLITKDTPKSTFSDVAGADEAIEELQEIKEFLQYPAKFQSIGAKIPKGVLLYGPPGTGKTLLARAVAGEAGVPFYSISGSDFVEMFVGVGASRVRDLFEQAKANAPAIIFVDEIDAVGRHRGAGMGGGHDEREQTLNQMLVEMDGFDVQGGVILIAATNRPDILDPALLRPGRFDRQIVVDRPDLEGRKGILNVHAKGKPVATDVDMDVIARRTPGFTGADLSNVINEAALLSARAGEKQITMHLLEESIDRVMAGPERKTRVMSEAEKKLIAYHEGGHALVAHALPNADPVHKVTILPRGKALGYTMTLPMEDKFLSTRSEMMDQLAMMLGGRTAEELVFHEPTTGAGNDIEKATGLARKMVTEYGMSERLGARRFGDGNGEPFLGREMSHSRDYSEEIASVIDDEVRRLIESAHDEAWEILVEYREVLDNLVLGLLDKETLSKEEVLEIFEPITKRPSRGSYTGYGKRLPSDKPPVRTPKELLLLGPNDVQGLISGNGQHPDSGGGDLPYGADDRDATQGDLGTDDSGGER